Part of the Desulfurellaceae bacterium genome, AGCCATAGGCTGAGGACTTGCACACCGCACCCAGGCCAGATACAAGGCCCAGACAGTCTACCACAGAGGGAGAACGACTATGGATGCAGACGCCAAAAAGACCGCCTTACGCATGATTCCGTATGGTTTGTACGTGCTGACTGCGGAAAAAGACGGCGAGATTGCCGCCGCAACCGTCAACTGGGTCACCCAGACCGCCTTTGATCCGCCGCTGGTCGTGGTCGGCGTGAAGGGCGACTCGACCGCCCATGAGTTGGTGAAAAAAGCCGGCTGTTTTGCCCTGAATATCCTGGGCAAGGGCCAGCAGGGTCCGGCCTTTGCCTTCTTCAAACCGGTTGAGAAGGACGGCAATACGATTAACGGCGAGGCCTACAAAGCCGGCAGCACCGGCGCGCCCGTGCTGGAGAGCGTCCCGGCCTATGTCGAATGCTCCCTGGAGCAGACGGTTGAGAACGGCGACCACTCGATCTTTATCGGCAAGGTGGTGGACGCGGTTGTCCAGAAGCAGCCCGACGGCCGGGCCGATGCGGCTACGCTGGCGATGGCCGATCTGGGCGAGAAGGTCTTCTACGGCGGCTAAGCCCGTTTCTCTATCCCTAGATATTCTCTGGCCTCTCTGTCTTCGTCCGAACCGACAGGGGGGCTTTTTTGCATGCGAAGGAGGACAACATGGGAGATTTTGTGAAGGTCGCCCAAAAGAGCGACATCCCGAAGGACGGCGGGAAATGCGTTGAGGTCGAAGACAAGCAGATCGCCATCTTTCAGGTTGACGGCGAGTATTACGCGATCGACAATATCTGCCCCCACCAGGGCGGCCCGCTCGACGAGGGCGACCTCGACGACACGACGGTGACCTGCCCGTGGCACGGCTGGGAGTATAACGTGACCAACGGCGAGAACCTCGACGACCCGGACGTGAAACAAGACACCTACGCCGTCAAAGTCGACGGTGACGATATTCTGGTTGAAGTCTGATATGCTGGTCGGAGTCGCACAGGGGCGCACACCGTTATGACCGCGCTGTTTGACACCATGCATGCCGAAGACTACGAACAGGTGGTCTTTTGCGCCGACCGGGGAGCCGGACTCAAGGCGATCATCGCCATTCACGATACCACCCTGGGACCGTCCCTGGGCGGGATCCGCATGCGGGCCTATGCAACCGAGGACGAGGCCGTCACCGACGCTCTGCGGCTGGCCCAGGCGATGACCTACAAAGCCGCGCTGGCGGGCCTGGATTACGGCGGCGGCAAGGCGGTGGTGATTGGCGACCATACGATCAAAACGGACGACGATGACCATTCGAGCAGGAAGATATCATCGTCCGCTTTGCCACGCCGGGAGATGCTGTTCCGCGCCCTGGGCCGCGCGATTGAATCGCTGGCCGGGCATTATATCCCGACCGAAGACATGGGGACTTCGACCGCGGATATCGAACGGGTACGCAAAGAGAGCCGTTTTGGTGTCGGCCGCGACACCGTCTTTGGCGGCGGCGGCGATCCGTCTCAGATGACGGCCTGGGGCATCTTTTGCGGGCAGCGGGCGTGTCTGGAAGAGGCGGACGGTACGGCCGACTTCCAGGCCAAGACGGTTGCCCTGCCCGGGCTGGGCAAGGTCGGCTATCCGCTGGCCCGCTACCTGCACGAGGCTGGGGCGCGACTGATTGTGGCCGATGTGGACGAGCGCCGCACCCGGCAGGCTGCCGAAGACTTCCAGGCCCGGGTCGTCAGCCCCGAGGACATTTACACCCAGGAGTGTGACATCCTGGCGCCGTGTGCGGCGGGTGGCCTGTTTCACAGCCGGACGATTCCCCACCTGCGCTGCCGGATTATTGGCGGTGGGGCCAACAACCAGCTCGTCAGCGATGCGGATGGCGATGCGCTGTACGAGCGGGGCATTGTCTATGCGCCCGATTTTGCCATTAACGCCGGCGGCCTGATCAACGTTGCCGACGAACTCGGTCCCGGCGGCTACCGTCGCGAGCGAGCTCAGGCCAAGACCGAAACGATCTATACAACGCTCAAGACACTGTTTGCCGAGGCCAGGCAGCGCAACATTCATCCCCATCGCCTGGCGGTCACCCTGGCCCAGGAGCGCATTCAGGCGGTACGGCAGCTGCGCCGCATGAACGCCGCCCCCGCTTAGCGTCACAAGAGGTGGATATGCAATCACCACTGGCGGCATGGCATACCGCCCACGGGGCGGTGGTGACCGATGATCGGGGGATGGCTCTGCCCGAACGCTTTGCGGATGTCGAGCGCGAGTACCGGGCCGTCCAGGACACCGCCGGGCTCATCGACCTTTCCTTCCGGGTCCAGATCGGGGCGAGCGGAGAGGATCGCGTCTCATTTCTGCAGGGCATGTTGTCGAACGATGTCGAGTCCTTACGGCCCGGCCAGGGCTGCCCGGCAACCCTGTTGACCGACCAGGGCCGGATTGTCGCCGACCTGCGTGTGTACGCGCTCGAAGACGGCCTCATGCTCGACCTTGACGCGCGGGTCAAGGACAAGACGGTCGCCGCTCTGGAGCGTTTTATCATCGCCGATGATGTGGAACTCGCAGACCTGAGCGCAGACCAGACCACCATTGGTGTGCAAGGGCCGCTGGCCTCACACCTGCTGGAGGCGGTCGGTGTCTCAGTCAGCCTGAGCGAGGACTGCCAGCACGCGGAAGCGCGGCTGGCCGAGACCGCCGTCCGCATCGTCCGGGCATCTGAGACCGGCCTGGACGGCTACGACATCCTGGTTCCACAGGCTCGGGCTGAGGCGGTATGGCAGGCCCTGCTTGAGGCTGGTCGACCGCTGGGCGCCTGCCCGGTCGGCTTAGGCGCGCTCAATATGCTGCGGATTGAGGCCGGCATCCCGTGGTATGGTGTGGATATGGACGAGGATCGCATCGTCCTGGAAGTCGGGCTCGATCACGCACTCAGTTTCAACAAGGGCTGCTATCTCGGCCAGGAGGTGGTTGAACGCGCCTCGGCCCGGGGCCGGGTGAACCGCAAGCTCAGCGGCCTGCTGGTTCAGGGGACGGAACCGCCCCAAAGCGGGGATAAGCTGTTTTCCGATACCAAGGAGGTCGGCTGGATCACCAGCGCGACCCTGTCTCCCCGTTTCGGTCGACCGCTCGCCCTGGGCTACGTCCGTCGCGAGTATCTTGAACCGGGCACCCGGCTGCGGATTGACAGAAATGGGAGGCCCATGATAGCGGAGGTAGCCGTACTTCCATTCTCTTATGAATGAGGGAGTGCGAGAAGCATCACATGTAGGAGGGTAGTATGGCTCAACTTGGAAAACGTTATATGTGTGAGACATGCGGCACCGAGGTTCTGTGTAATAAGCCTGGAGACGGCACGCTGGACTGCTGCGACAAAGAGATGCCGCTCAAAGAGGCAAAACCCCTGCCGTCGTCGGACTAAGAGCGCACAGTTTCCATTCCAGATCAAAAGGGCGATGCAACGGCATCGCCCTTTTTGCGAGCAGCGGCCATGTCTTTGCCCACTCCCCCAGCTGATCTGGTGGTGTACGGAGGGACGGTCCTCAGCCAGGACCCGCACCGTCCGACTGCCGAAGCCGTGGCCATGGTCGGCGACCGGATCATAGCCCTTGGCCGCGAGGCCGACCTCCGGCCTCTCATTTCACGTCACACCCACCTGTTGGACTGTCATGGCCACACCGTCCTGCCCGGCTTCATCGATCCGCATCTCCACCTGTTTTCCTGGGCCAGTCGCCTGTGTGGCGCGGATCTCAGCGATATCGGGTCGATTCCCGAGTTGCAGCGCCATCTGGCGATGTATCTCCCCCAGTTGCAGCCCGGAGAGTGGCTACGCGGCTACGGGTACGACGAGTTCCTACTGACCGAAAAACGCCATCCGACCCGCTCCGATCTTGACGCGGTGTGTCGTGAGCGGCCGATTGTGGTCCGCCACCGCTCCGGTCATGCCGCTGTGCTCAACACCGCTGGCCTGAACCGGGCCGGCATCGGCCCATCCTTTGCCGACCGCCACGGAGGCTACGCCGAGCGCGACACCAGCGGCCGGCCGACAGGTGTGGTGTACGAACTCGAAGCCGTGCTGCGCAGCGTCATTCCCCGTCTACCCGCAGC contains:
- a CDS encoding flavin reductase; amino-acid sequence: MDADAKKTALRMIPYGLYVLTAEKDGEIAAATVNWVTQTAFDPPLVVVGVKGDSTAHELVKKAGCFALNILGKGQQGPAFAFFKPVEKDGNTINGEAYKAGSTGAPVLESVPAYVECSLEQTVENGDHSIFIGKVVDAVVQKQPDGRADAATLAMADLGEKVFYGG
- the nirD gene encoding nitrite reductase small subunit NirD, with protein sequence MGDFVKVAQKSDIPKDGGKCVEVEDKQIAIFQVDGEYYAIDNICPHQGGPLDEGDLDDTTVTCPWHGWEYNVTNGENLDDPDVKQDTYAVKVDGDDILVEV
- a CDS encoding Glu/Leu/Phe/Val dehydrogenase, yielding MHAEDYEQVVFCADRGAGLKAIIAIHDTTLGPSLGGIRMRAYATEDEAVTDALRLAQAMTYKAALAGLDYGGGKAVVIGDHTIKTDDDDHSSRKISSSALPRREMLFRALGRAIESLAGHYIPTEDMGTSTADIERVRKESRFGVGRDTVFGGGGDPSQMTAWGIFCGQRACLEEADGTADFQAKTVALPGLGKVGYPLARYLHEAGARLIVADVDERRTRQAAEDFQARVVSPEDIYTQECDILAPCAAGGLFHSRTIPHLRCRIIGGGANNQLVSDADGDALYERGIVYAPDFAINAGGLINVADELGPGGYRRERAQAKTETIYTTLKTLFAEARQRNIHPHRLAVTLAQERIQAVRQLRRMNAAPA
- a CDS encoding aminomethyltransferase family protein, which translates into the protein MQSPLAAWHTAHGAVVTDDRGMALPERFADVEREYRAVQDTAGLIDLSFRVQIGASGEDRVSFLQGMLSNDVESLRPGQGCPATLLTDQGRIVADLRVYALEDGLMLDLDARVKDKTVAALERFIIADDVELADLSADQTTIGVQGPLASHLLEAVGVSVSLSEDCQHAEARLAETAVRIVRASETGLDGYDILVPQARAEAVWQALLEAGRPLGACPVGLGALNMLRIEAGIPWYGVDMDEDRIVLEVGLDHALSFNKGCYLGQEVVERASARGRVNRKLSGLLVQGTEPPQSGDKLFSDTKEVGWITSATLSPRFGRPLALGYVRREYLEPGTRLRIDRNGRPMIAEVAVLPFSYE